The following proteins are co-located in the Nerophis ophidion isolate RoL-2023_Sa linkage group LG04, RoL_Noph_v1.0, whole genome shotgun sequence genome:
- the LOC133552118 gene encoding class I histocompatibility antigen, F10 alpha chain-like isoform X2, which yields MNLFLFFLLVVQMHSVTPVIHTLQYFHTASSQVPNFPEYVSVGYVDGVQISHYDSNSRKAEAKQDWMNKITAEDPKYWQRQTEISVVNELRDKHNLEVLKKRFNQTGGVHILQWMFGCEWNDETDEVKGWHQEGYDGEDFISLDMKTWTFTAAKQQAFPTKLNWDQNKHLLDDKKFYYTEICPSYLKKYVNNGKEVLMRTELPEVFLLQKTPSSPVSCMATGFYPDGADLFWRKDGEQIFEDVEHGEILPNHDGTFQMSVALKVEVTADVEGKYECVFQLSGVKEDLVTKLERRSILSNASHEGEKDTFSWRCFPSQVHLSPLLIHVTMTTLDVCMQSSHEGFLFMLCHSTCAFLLSTDNLSVALAATAAVLAVAAIIIIIIIMVMVRRHRNRQAQYGPAGVLMMRISQMRHQVC from the exons atgaacttgtttttattctttcttctggtcgtgcaaatgcacagcgtgacgcctg tgattcacacgctgcagtatttccacactgcgtcctctcaagttccaaacttcccagagtatgtgagtgttggttatgttgatggagttcagatttctcactatgacagcaacagcaggaaagcagaagccaaacaggactggatgaacaaaatcacagcagaggatccaaaATACTGGCAGAGACAAACAGAGATCAGTGTTGTTAATGAGTTGAGGGACAAACACAACCTTGAAGTTCTTAAgaagcgtttcaaccaaactggag gtgttCACATTCTCCAGTGGATGTttggatgtgaatggaatgatgagactgatgaagttaaaggttggCATCAGGAaggttatgatggagaagatttcatatcgttggacatgaagacatggacatttactgcagcaaaacaacaagctttccccaCCAAACTCAATTGGGACCAGAACAAACATCTACTAGATGACAAGAAGTTTTACTACACTGAGAtatgtccttcttacttgaagaagtatgtgaacaatgggaaggaggtcctaatgagaacag agcttccagaggtgttcctgctccagaagacgccgtcctctccggtcagctgcatggcgacaggtttctaccccgacggtgccgacctgttttggaggaaagacggcgagcagatcttcgaggacgtggagcacggagagatactccccaaccacgacggaaccttccagatgtcggtggcgctgaaagtggaggtgacggccgacgtggagggcaagtacgaatgtgtgtttcagctgtcaggcgtcaaggaagacttggtcaccaagctggagagaagaagcatcctgagcaacgcaagccatgaaggtgagaaagacacatttagttggagatgtttcccatcacaagtccacctgtcaccattattgatccatgtcaccatgacaacgcttgacgtctgcatgcaaagtagtcatgaaggtttcctcttcatgctttgtcactccacttgtgcttttttgctctccacagacaacttgagcgtcgccctcgctgccacggcggcggtcctcgctgtggcggccatcatcatcatcatcatcatcatggtcatggtcaggcgtcacagaaacagacaag cccagtacggtccagctg gagtcctcatgatgaggatcagccaaatgagacatcaagtgtgctga
- the LOC133552118 gene encoding class I histocompatibility antigen, F10 alpha chain-like isoform X1, whose product MNLFLFFLLVVQMHSVTPVIHTLQYFHTASSQVPNFPEYVSVGYVDGVQISHYDSNSRKAEAKQDWMNKITAEDPKYWQRQTEISVVNELRDKHNLEVLKKRFNQTGGVHILQWMFGCEWNDETDEVKGWHQEGYDGEDFISLDMKTWTFTAAKQQAFPTKLNWDQNKHLLDDKKFYYTEICPSYLKKYVNNGKEVLMRTELPEVFLLQKTPSSPVSCMATGFYPDGADLFWRKDGEQIFEDVEHGEILPNHDGTFQMSVALKVEVTADVEGKYECVFQLSGVKEDLVTKLERRSILSNASHEGEKDTFSWRCFPSQVHLSPLLIHVTMTTLDVCMQSSHEGFLFMLCHSTCAFLLSTDNLSVALAATAAVLAVAAIIIIIIIMVMVRRHRNRQAQYGPAARHGGVELDENVQAAEG is encoded by the exons atgaacttgtttttattctttcttctggtcgtgcaaatgcacagcgtgacgcctg tgattcacacgctgcagtatttccacactgcgtcctctcaagttccaaacttcccagagtatgtgagtgttggttatgttgatggagttcagatttctcactatgacagcaacagcaggaaagcagaagccaaacaggactggatgaacaaaatcacagcagaggatccaaaATACTGGCAGAGACAAACAGAGATCAGTGTTGTTAATGAGTTGAGGGACAAACACAACCTTGAAGTTCTTAAgaagcgtttcaaccaaactggag gtgttCACATTCTCCAGTGGATGTttggatgtgaatggaatgatgagactgatgaagttaaaggttggCATCAGGAaggttatgatggagaagatttcatatcgttggacatgaagacatggacatttactgcagcaaaacaacaagctttccccaCCAAACTCAATTGGGACCAGAACAAACATCTACTAGATGACAAGAAGTTTTACTACACTGAGAtatgtccttcttacttgaagaagtatgtgaacaatgggaaggaggtcctaatgagaacag agcttccagaggtgttcctgctccagaagacgccgtcctctccggtcagctgcatggcgacaggtttctaccccgacggtgccgacctgttttggaggaaagacggcgagcagatcttcgaggacgtggagcacggagagatactccccaaccacgacggaaccttccagatgtcggtggcgctgaaagtggaggtgacggccgacgtggagggcaagtacgaatgtgtgtttcagctgtcaggcgtcaaggaagacttggtcaccaagctggagagaagaagcatcctgagcaacgcaagccatgaaggtgagaaagacacatttagttggagatgtttcccatcacaagtccacctgtcaccattattgatccatgtcaccatgacaacgcttgacgtctgcatgcaaagtagtcatgaaggtttcctcttcatgctttgtcactccacttgtgcttttttgctctccacagacaacttgagcgtcgccctcgctgccacggcggcggtcctcgctgtggcggccatcatcatcatcatcatcatcatggtcatggtcaggcgtcacagaaacagacaag cccagtacggtccagctg ctcgccacggcggcgtggagctcgacgagaacgtgcaggcggctgaaggctga